In the genome of Streptomyces racemochromogenes, one region contains:
- a CDS encoding DUF6879 family protein, producing the protein MATCTSAVHLEMRDSYAVDYEKGPFAEWRRGFRYDPADRDSWWRPWLGLIADTVGRGAAVRRARVVSEPVSEYTRFLYDGTFTNVAAGEQVRWLPRRRASDIALPGNDFWLFDGEWVQWNHFAGDGSSVGEEITNDPIVAKLCAQAFDAVWARAIPHGEYKI; encoded by the coding sequence ATGGCCACCTGCACGAGCGCCGTGCACCTGGAGATGCGGGACTCCTACGCCGTCGACTACGAAAAGGGTCCGTTCGCCGAATGGCGACGGGGCTTTCGGTACGATCCGGCGGACCGAGACTCCTGGTGGCGCCCGTGGCTCGGCCTGATCGCGGACACCGTGGGCCGTGGCGCCGCCGTCAGACGGGCCAGGGTCGTCTCCGAACCCGTCAGTGAGTACACGCGCTTCCTCTACGACGGCACGTTCACCAATGTCGCGGCAGGCGAGCAGGTGCGTTGGCTGCCTCGCCGCCGCGCGTCGGACATCGCTCTTCCGGGCAACGACTTCTGGCTGTTCGACGGCGAGTGGGTCCAGTGGAATCATTTCGCCGGTGACGGGTCGTCCGTGGGCGAGGAGATCACCAACGATCCGATCGTCGCGAAGCTGTGTGCTCAGGCGTTCGACGCGGTCTGGGCGCGCGCCATCCCACACGGCGAGTACAAGATCTGA
- a CDS encoding helix-turn-helix domain-containing protein — translation MPFSPSSSAQAAREAVAVRLRDLRRGAGLTVAELAEVCGWHHSKTSRIENARTAPSARDIRRWCHACGLPDEATDLIAQSMNAETLYKEWRHQVKSGLKKLQESWSQFFEDTQLFRIYSSTLVPGLLQTEGYAGGLLSTIAAFRGYPDGGLEAARARVERSRVVHRPGRRAVLVIEEAALYYRMGDPAATAAQLGHLLTAGALPAVSLGIIPTSVNPRSMWPVETFHVYDDTLVSVELLSAEVNITQPSEIAVYLKAFEQLRSMAVYGAHARSLVVKAIETLDQE, via the coding sequence ATGCCCTTCTCCCCTTCGTCCTCTGCGCAAGCCGCCCGCGAAGCCGTCGCCGTACGGCTGCGTGACCTGCGCAGGGGCGCGGGACTGACCGTGGCGGAACTGGCGGAGGTCTGTGGCTGGCACCACTCCAAGACGTCCCGGATCGAGAACGCCCGCACAGCCCCCTCCGCCCGCGACATAAGACGCTGGTGTCATGCGTGCGGACTGCCGGACGAGGCCACAGACCTCATCGCCCAGTCCATGAACGCCGAAACCCTCTACAAAGAGTGGCGACACCAGGTCAAAAGCGGCCTCAAGAAGCTCCAGGAATCCTGGTCCCAGTTCTTCGAAGACACCCAGCTCTTTCGGATCTACTCCTCCACCCTCGTCCCGGGCCTTCTCCAGACCGAGGGCTACGCCGGCGGCCTGCTCAGCACCATCGCCGCGTTCCGTGGATACCCCGACGGCGGGCTCGAAGCCGCCCGCGCACGCGTCGAACGCTCACGCGTCGTCCACCGGCCAGGACGCCGAGCCGTCCTGGTCATCGAGGAAGCCGCCCTGTACTACCGCATGGGCGACCCGGCCGCCACAGCCGCCCAGCTCGGCCACCTGCTCACAGCCGGAGCCCTACCCGCCGTCTCCCTCGGCATCATCCCGACCTCGGTCAACCCGCGCTCGATGTGGCCCGTGGAGACGTTCCACGTCTACGACGACACCCTCGTATCGGTGGAACTCCTCTCCGCAGAGGTCAACATCACCCAGCCATCGGAGATCGCCGTCTACCTCAAGGCCTTCGAACAACTGAGATCCATGGCCGTGTACGGCGCACATGCCCGATCCCTGGTGGTCAAAGCGATCGAGACCCTGGACCAAGAATGA
- a CDS encoding DUF6758 family protein gives MRGEPSCPKCGGRVRAPGLFSDSWQCAVHGAVHPLQPVIPPSVEGLEVVVNRANVPVWMPWPLPVGWLFTGVASAGDDRSGGRATAVACTGPGPLGGLGELVLIAEELGVGLGSRFAGIDAPDPGPYINVSAPPHAKVVAAGRPTPLWHVKGAPDDRAVFAGEARGLWLWAIVWPEQTGLLMYDELVLTDLRDAGSEVELLPCGALSPRILG, from the coding sequence ATGAGGGGCGAACCGAGTTGCCCGAAGTGCGGTGGCCGGGTCCGTGCGCCCGGCCTCTTCTCCGACTCCTGGCAGTGCGCGGTGCACGGCGCCGTCCACCCGCTACAGCCTGTGATCCCGCCCAGCGTCGAAGGGCTGGAGGTCGTCGTCAACCGGGCGAACGTGCCCGTGTGGATGCCGTGGCCGCTGCCGGTCGGCTGGCTCTTCACCGGCGTCGCGAGCGCCGGCGACGACCGCAGCGGGGGCCGCGCCACCGCCGTGGCCTGCACCGGACCGGGACCGCTCGGCGGGCTCGGGGAGCTGGTGCTGATCGCGGAGGAACTCGGCGTCGGCCTCGGCTCCCGCTTCGCCGGCATCGACGCCCCTGACCCGGGCCCCTACATCAACGTCTCCGCCCCGCCGCACGCCAAGGTCGTCGCGGCGGGCCGCCCCACCCCGCTGTGGCACGTCAAGGGCGCCCCGGACGACCGCGCCGTCTTCGCGGGCGAGGCCCGCGGCCTGTGGCTGTGGGCCATCGTCTGGCCCGAACAGACGGGCCTGCTCATGTACGACGAACTCGTCCTCACCGACCTCCGCGACGCGGGCTCGGAAGTCGAACTCCTCCCCTGCGGCGCCCTGAGCCCACGCATCCTGGGGTAG
- a CDS encoding suppressor of fused domain protein: MAEILALVEARLRSTLGEPDARASVTFLGTDRIEVLRFTDGDLVRYATLGMSAHPMTDPTAVVADPVRGPRAELVLTVRAGLAPTDKLLRPLAVLAASPMVEGLVVAPGASLDVGEPLWDGAPFTSVLVAEPGGLVEDLDLDEPMDPVRFLPLLPMTANEAAWKRVHGAAALQERWLARGTDLRDPLRTAVALD; encoded by the coding sequence ATGGCAGAAATTCTGGCCCTCGTCGAAGCCCGGCTGCGCAGCACGCTCGGCGAACCCGACGCCCGCGCCTCCGTCACCTTCCTCGGCACCGACCGCATCGAGGTCCTCCGCTTCACCGACGGCGACCTCGTCCGGTACGCGACCCTCGGCATGTCCGCCCACCCCATGACCGACCCCACCGCCGTCGTCGCCGACCCGGTGCGCGGCCCGCGCGCCGAACTCGTGCTGACCGTACGGGCCGGCCTCGCCCCCACCGACAAGCTGCTGCGGCCCCTGGCCGTGCTCGCCGCCTCCCCGATGGTCGAAGGGCTCGTCGTCGCCCCCGGCGCCTCCCTCGACGTCGGCGAACCGCTGTGGGACGGCGCCCCGTTCACCTCCGTACTCGTCGCCGAACCCGGCGGACTCGTGGAGGACCTCGACCTCGACGAGCCCATGGATCCCGTCCGCTTCCTCCCGCTGCTCCCCATGACGGCGAACGAGGCCGCCTGGAAGCGGGTCCACGGAGCCGCCGCCCTCCAGGAACGCTGGCTCGCGCGCGGCACCGATCTGCGGGACCCTCTGCGTACGGCCGTCGCACTGGACTGA
- a CDS encoding magnesium and cobalt transport protein CorA, with amino-acid sequence MSMLPYLRAAVRPALRKSTPVQPGYDTTRDPSASSAVVDCAVYRDGRRAQGDCLTPREALRRVREDGGFAWIGLHEPTHDEFAGIAATFGLHPLAVEDAVHAHQRPKLERYDETLFTVFKTIHYVEHAELTATSEVVETGEVMCFTGPDFVITVRHGGQGSLRSLRHRLQDDPELLARGPSAVLHSIADHVVDGYIAVAAAVQDDIDEVESAVFAAPAKGVARGGDAGRIYQLKREVLEFKRAVSPLLRPMELLSERPMRLVDPDIQKYFRDVADHLARVHEQVIGFDELLNSILQANLAQASVAQNEDMRKITSWAAIVAVPTMICGVYGMNFDHMPELHWKYGYPLVMAAIVGSCFAIHRTLRRNGWL; translated from the coding sequence ATGTCGATGCTGCCCTACCTCCGTGCCGCCGTCCGTCCGGCGCTGCGCAAGTCCACCCCCGTCCAGCCCGGCTACGACACCACCCGCGACCCCTCCGCCAGCAGTGCGGTGGTCGACTGTGCCGTGTACCGCGACGGGCGGCGTGCGCAGGGGGACTGTCTGACGCCGCGTGAGGCCCTGCGCCGGGTGCGCGAGGACGGCGGCTTCGCCTGGATCGGGCTGCACGAGCCCACCCACGACGAGTTCGCCGGGATCGCCGCCACGTTCGGGCTGCACCCGCTGGCGGTGGAGGACGCGGTGCACGCGCACCAGCGGCCGAAGCTGGAGCGGTACGACGAGACCCTCTTCACGGTCTTCAAGACGATCCACTACGTGGAGCACGCCGAACTGACCGCGACCAGCGAGGTGGTGGAGACGGGCGAGGTGATGTGCTTCACGGGCCCCGACTTCGTCATCACCGTCCGGCACGGCGGCCAGGGTTCCCTGCGGAGTCTGCGCCACCGCCTCCAGGACGACCCGGAGCTGCTGGCGCGGGGCCCGTCGGCGGTGCTGCACTCGATCGCCGACCACGTGGTCGACGGGTACATCGCGGTCGCGGCGGCGGTGCAGGACGACATCGACGAGGTGGAGAGCGCGGTCTTCGCCGCTCCCGCGAAGGGGGTCGCCCGGGGCGGTGACGCGGGCCGGATCTACCAGCTGAAGCGGGAGGTGCTGGAGTTCAAGCGGGCGGTGTCGCCGCTGCTGCGGCCGATGGAGCTGCTGAGCGAGCGGCCGATGCGGCTGGTGGACCCGGACATCCAGAAGTACTTCCGGGACGTGGCCGACCACCTGGCCCGGGTGCACGAGCAGGTCATCGGCTTCGACGAGCTGCTGAACTCCATCCTCCAGGCGAACCTGGCGCAGGCGTCGGTCGCGCAGAACGAGGACATGCGCAAGATCACCTCCTGGGCGGCGATCGTCGCGGTGCCGACGATGATCTGCGGCGTGTACGGGATGAACTTCGACCACATGCCCGAGCTGCACTGGAAGTACGGCTATCCCCTGGTGATGGCCGCCATCGTGGGCAGCTGTTTCGCGATCCACCGGACGCTGCGGCGCAACGGCTGGCTGTAG
- a CDS encoding magnesium transporter MgtE N-terminal domain-containing protein: MAAGAPRIFVSHLSGVPVFDPNGDQVGRVRDLVAMLRVGGRPPRLLGLVVEVVSRRRIFLPMTRVTGVESGQVITTGVVNMRRFEQRPTERLVLGELLDRRVRLVDGGEEVTVLDVAIQQLPARRDWEIDRIFVRKGKGGALRRRGETLTVEWSAVTGFSLEEEGQGAESLVATFEQMRPADLANVLHHLTPKRRAEVANALDDDRLADVLEELPEDDQVEILGKLKEERAADVLEAMDPDDAADLLSELPEEEKERLLTLMQPDDAADVRRLLSYEENTAGGLMTTEPIVLRPDATVADALARVRKSDLSPALAAQVYVCRPPDETPTGKYLGTVHFQRLLRDPPFTLVSSLVDADLPPLRPDASLPAVTSYLAAYNMVAAPVVDESGSLLGAVTVDDVLDHLLPDDWRETDFHSEEALRGH, translated from the coding sequence ATGGCTGCAGGCGCCCCGCGGATCTTCGTCTCGCATCTGTCGGGTGTGCCCGTCTTCGACCCCAACGGCGACCAGGTCGGCCGCGTCCGCGACCTCGTCGCGATGCTGCGGGTCGGCGGCCGCCCGCCCCGGCTGCTGGGCCTGGTGGTCGAGGTCGTCAGCCGGCGGCGGATCTTCCTGCCGATGACGCGGGTGACGGGCGTGGAGTCCGGCCAGGTCATCACGACCGGTGTGGTCAACATGCGGCGCTTCGAGCAGCGCCCCACCGAGCGGCTGGTCCTCGGCGAGCTGCTGGACCGGCGGGTGCGCCTGGTCGACGGCGGCGAGGAGGTCACCGTCCTGGACGTGGCCATCCAGCAGCTGCCGGCCCGCCGGGACTGGGAGATCGACCGGATCTTCGTGCGCAAGGGCAAGGGCGGTGCGCTGCGCCGGCGCGGCGAGACGCTGACCGTGGAGTGGTCGGCGGTCACCGGCTTCTCCCTGGAGGAGGAGGGCCAGGGCGCCGAGAGCCTGGTGGCGACCTTCGAGCAGATGCGTCCGGCGGACCTGGCGAACGTCCTGCACCACCTGACGCCGAAGCGGCGCGCCGAGGTGGCCAACGCCCTGGACGACGACCGGCTCGCGGACGTCCTGGAGGAGCTGCCCGAGGACGACCAGGTGGAGATCCTCGGGAAGCTGAAGGAGGAGCGCGCCGCCGACGTCCTGGAGGCCATGGACCCCGACGACGCGGCGGACCTGCTCTCCGAGCTGCCGGAGGAGGAGAAGGAGCGGCTGCTGACGCTGATGCAGCCGGACGACGCGGCCGACGTGCGGCGCCTGCTGTCGTACGAGGAGAACACCGCGGGCGGTCTGATGACGACCGAGCCGATCGTGCTGCGCCCGGACGCCACCGTCGCGGACGCGCTGGCCCGCGTGCGCAAGTCGGACCTGTCGCCGGCGCTGGCCGCGCAGGTGTACGTGTGCCGGCCGCCGGACGAGACGCCGACGGGCAAGTACCTGGGGACGGTGCACTTCCAGCGGCTGCTGCGGGACCCCCCGTTCACGCTGGTCAGCTCCCTGGTGGACGCGGACCTGCCGCCGCTGCGCCCGGACGCCTCGCTGCCCGCCGTGACGAGCTACCTGGCCGCGTACAACATGGTCGCGGCGCCCGTCGTGGACGAGAGCGGCTCGCTGCTGGGCGCGGTGACGGTGGACGACGTCCTGGACCACCTGCTGCCCGACGACTGGCGGGAGACGGACTTCCATTCCGAGGAGGCCCTGCGTGGGCACTGA
- a CDS encoding DUF1003 domain-containing protein produces MTRSRVRLDQPRSDRRKLLPEYDPEAFGRLSERVARFLGTGRFIVWMSLVIVVWVLWNVFAPDHLRFDQYPFIFLTLMLSLQASYAAPLILLAQNRQDDRDRVTHEQDRKQNERSIADTEYLTREIAALRMGLGEVATRDWIRSEFQDLIKEMDERRLFSGESDEGDR; encoded by the coding sequence CTGACGCGCTCGCGCGTACGGCTGGACCAGCCGCGCTCGGACCGCCGCAAGCTGCTGCCCGAGTACGACCCGGAGGCGTTCGGGCGGCTGTCGGAGCGGGTGGCGCGGTTCCTGGGCACGGGCCGGTTCATCGTCTGGATGAGCCTGGTCATCGTGGTGTGGGTGCTGTGGAACGTGTTCGCCCCGGACCACCTGCGCTTCGACCAGTACCCGTTCATCTTCCTGACGCTGATGCTGTCGCTCCAGGCCTCGTACGCGGCCCCGCTGATCCTGCTCGCGCAGAACCGGCAGGACGACCGGGACCGGGTCACCCACGAGCAGGACCGCAAGCAGAACGAGCGCTCCATCGCGGACACGGAGTACCTGACCCGGGAGATCGCGGCGCTGCGGATGGGCCTGGGCGAGGTCGCCACCCGCGACTGGATCCGCTCGGAGTTCCAGGACCTGATCAAGGAGATGGACGAACGGCGTTTGTTCTCGGGTGAAAGTGACGAAGGCGACCGCTGA
- a CDS encoding Mrp/NBP35 family ATP-binding protein, with protein MATETPSAAAPEQDAILDALATVNDPEIHRPITELGMVKSVEIGEGGAVAVTVYLTVSGCPMRETITKNVTEAVEKVAGVTSVAVSLDVMSDEQRKELAATLRGGTAEREVPFAKPGSLTRVYAVASGKGGVGKSSVTVNLAAAMAADGLKVGVVDADIYGHSVPRMLGVDGKPTQVENMIMPPSANGVKVISIGMFTPGNAPVVWRGPMLHRALQQFLADVFWGDLDVLLLDLPPGTGDIAISVAQLVPNAEILVVTTPQQAAAEVAERAGSIAVQTHQKIVGVVENMSGLPCPHCDEMVDVFGSGGGQKVADGLTKTVGATVPVLGTIPIDVRLREGGDDGKPVVLSDPDSPAGAALRTIAGKLGGRARGLSGMSLGITPRNKF; from the coding sequence ATGGCTACCGAGACACCCTCCGCCGCCGCGCCGGAGCAGGACGCGATCCTGGACGCGCTGGCGACGGTCAACGACCCCGAGATCCACCGGCCGATCACCGAGCTCGGCATGGTCAAATCGGTGGAGATCGGCGAGGGCGGCGCCGTCGCCGTCACGGTCTACCTCACGGTGTCGGGCTGCCCCATGCGCGAGACCATCACCAAGAACGTCACCGAGGCCGTCGAGAAGGTCGCGGGCGTCACCTCCGTCGCCGTCTCGCTGGACGTGATGAGCGACGAGCAGCGCAAGGAGCTCGCGGCGACCCTGCGCGGCGGCACCGCCGAGCGCGAGGTGCCGTTCGCCAAGCCGGGGTCGCTGACCCGCGTCTACGCGGTCGCGTCCGGCAAGGGCGGCGTGGGCAAGTCCTCCGTGACGGTCAACCTGGCCGCGGCGATGGCGGCCGACGGCCTGAAGGTCGGCGTGGTCGACGCGGACATCTACGGGCACAGCGTGCCGCGGATGCTCGGTGTGGACGGCAAGCCCACCCAGGTCGAGAACATGATCATGCCGCCGTCCGCGAACGGCGTGAAGGTCATCTCCATCGGCATGTTCACCCCGGGCAACGCCCCGGTGGTGTGGCGCGGCCCGATGCTGCACCGGGCGCTGCAGCAGTTCCTGGCGGACGTGTTCTGGGGTGACCTGGACGTGCTGCTGCTGGACCTGCCGCCGGGCACCGGCGACATCGCGATCTCGGTCGCGCAGCTGGTGCCGAACGCCGAGATCCTGGTCGTGACCACCCCGCAGCAGGCGGCGGCCGAGGTCGCGGAGCGGGCCGGCTCGATCGCGGTGCAGACGCACCAGAAGATCGTGGGTGTCGTCGAGAACATGTCGGGCCTGCCGTGCCCGCACTGCGACGAGATGGTGGACGTGTTCGGCTCGGGCGGCGGCCAGAAGGTCGCCGACGGCCTGACCAAGACGGTCGGCGCGACGGTTCCGGTGCTCGGCACGATCCCGATCGACGTCCGGCTGCGCGAGGGCGGCGACGACGGCAAGCCGGTCGTGCTGTCCGACCCGGACTCCCCGGCGGGCGCGGCCCTGCGCACCATCGCGGGCAAGCTCGGCGGCCGCGCGCGCGGCCTCTCGGGCATGAGCCTGGGCATCACGCCGCGCAACAAGTTCTAG
- a CDS encoding sec-independent translocase, with the protein MFNDIGALELVTIVVLAILVFGPDKLPKVIQDVSGFIRKIRAFSDNAKQDIRSELGPEFKDFEFEDLNPKTFIRKQLTENEDLRELRGSFDLRKELNEVTDAVNGRESDLPRAGAAPSATPAAGSGPDLLKKPAAPAQEPRTPFDADAT; encoded by the coding sequence GTGTTCAACGACATAGGCGCACTCGAGCTGGTCACGATCGTGGTGCTCGCCATCCTCGTCTTCGGCCCGGACAAACTGCCGAAGGTGATCCAGGACGTCTCCGGCTTCATCCGGAAGATCCGCGCGTTCTCGGACAACGCCAAGCAGGACATCCGCTCCGAACTGGGTCCCGAGTTCAAGGACTTCGAGTTCGAGGACCTGAACCCGAAGACCTTCATCCGCAAGCAGCTCACCGAGAACGAGGACCTCCGGGAGCTGCGCGGCAGCTTCGACCTCCGCAAGGAGCTGAACGAGGTCACCGACGCGGTGAACGGCCGCGAGAGCGACCTGCCGCGGGCCGGCGCCGCGCCGTCCGCCACGCCCGCCGCCGGTAGCGGTCCGGACCTGCTGAAGAAGCCCGCCGCACCGGCCCAGGAGCCCCGCACCCCCTTCGACGCCGACGCCACCTGA
- a CDS encoding S1C family serine protease — MRQVQGRGRRAAPAEDPVRGERTATAVGRPAGPAPGAAGSGPGRARRAPRSGRRTGGSARAPGSGRRPVLLVRVLRSRRPPRGLPHPRGGPAQAPLRLRGGGSRVAGRDRPRRLAAAGRGRAEPPGGGPRDQTRTRGAADRRLRARPGPDPRRDDRPGPGGAAADGGLLGPGDGPAGFPLPLTRAPEGPGTWLNLRHTRRPAVRQARGGAPMSDSQQNGPAPTWWSRPAAVPEPGPDADTGRTPPAPAPDPAPGSAPGPRYDPWAAGPYQVVDQGRAPNGAPALWRLAVVGAVIALLAGCAGGYLGILAERRTSTRLELPQAAADAKDRAPESVAGIAATALPGVVTLHVSGGGGSGTGTGFVLDDQGHILTNNHVVADARDITVTFSTGESVRAELVGRDGGYDLAVVKVSGVRGLRPLALGNSENVRVGDPVVAIGAPFDLSNTVTSGIISATGRPITAGGGKRDGSDISYVDALQTDAPINPGNSGGPLLDSRAHVIGINSAIRGADKGEDGEDPTRQSGSIGLGFAIPVNQGKRVAEELIRTGRATHPVIGVTLDMEYKGDGARVDVKGEDGKPSVVADGPGARAGVRPGDVITKVDGVRVHGGDELIIKIRAHRPGDRLALTVVRDGGERTLEVVLGSASGS, encoded by the coding sequence GCCGGCCTGCTGGCCCGGCTCCAGGGGCTGCCGGGAGCGGGCCCGGACGGGCCCGCCGGGCCCCCCGGTCCGGGCGGCGGACCGGGGGCTCCGCTCGCGCCCCCGGCTCCGGGCGTCGACCCGTTCTCCTCGTTCGGGTACTCCGCTCCCGCCGCCCCCCGCGAGGGCTTCCGCATCCACGAGGTGGGCCGGCCCAGGCGCCGCTTCGCCTTCGTGGCGGCGGGAGCCGTGTCGCTGGCCGCGATCGCCCTCGGCGGCTCGCTGCCGCTGGACGGGGTCGAGCCGAACCCCCGGGGGGAGGCCCCCGCGACCAGACCCGGACCCGCGGTGCCGCTGACCGACGCCTTCGTGCGCGACCGGGTCCCGACCCCCGGCGTGACGACCGGCCCGGTCCCGGTGGGGCAGCTGCCGACGGCGGCCTCCTCGGCCCCGGCGACGGCCCGGCCGGTTTCCCTCTCCCGCTGACCCGGGCCCCCGAGGGCCCGGGTACCTGGTTGAATCTGCGGCACACGCGCCGCCCCGCGGTGCGCCAGGCCCGCGGGGGAGCGCCCATGTCCGACAGTCAGCAGAACGGTCCGGCTCCGACATGGTGGAGCCGGCCCGCCGCCGTGCCGGAGCCCGGACCGGACGCGGACACCGGCCGGACCCCGCCCGCCCCCGCCCCTGACCCGGCCCCCGGTTCCGCTCCCGGCCCCCGCTACGACCCCTGGGCCGCCGGCCCGTACCAGGTCGTCGACCAGGGCAGGGCGCCCAACGGCGCCCCCGCGCTGTGGCGGCTGGCGGTCGTCGGCGCGGTCATCGCCCTCCTCGCGGGCTGCGCCGGCGGCTACCTCGGGATCCTGGCCGAGCGGCGCACCAGCACCCGGCTGGAGCTCCCGCAGGCCGCCGCCGACGCCAAGGACCGGGCCCCCGAGAGCGTGGCCGGCATCGCGGCCACCGCCCTGCCCGGCGTGGTCACCCTGCACGTCAGCGGGGGCGGCGGCAGCGGCACCGGAACCGGCTTCGTCCTCGACGACCAGGGCCACATCCTGACCAACAACCACGTCGTCGCCGACGCCCGCGACATAACGGTCACCTTCAGCACCGGCGAGAGCGTGCGCGCCGAGCTGGTCGGCCGCGACGGCGGCTACGACCTGGCCGTGGTGAAGGTCAGCGGGGTCCGCGGCCTGCGCCCGCTGGCGCTCGGGAACTCCGAGAACGTCCGCGTCGGCGACCCGGTGGTGGCCATCGGCGCCCCCTTCGACCTCTCCAACACGGTCACCTCGGGCATCATCAGCGCCACCGGCCGCCCCATCACGGCCGGCGGCGGCAAGCGCGACGGCAGCGACATCAGCTACGTCGACGCCCTCCAGACCGACGCCCCCATCAACCCCGGCAACTCCGGCGGCCCCCTCCTCGACTCCCGCGCCCACGTGATCGGCATCAACAGCGCCATCCGCGGCGCCGACAAGGGCGAGGACGGCGAGGACCCCACCCGCCAGAGCGGCAGCATCGGCCTCGGCTTCGCCATCCCCGTCAACCAGGGCAAGCGGGTCGCCGAGGAGCTCATCCGCACCGGCCGCGCCACCCACCCCGTCATCGGCGTCACCCTGGACATGGAGTACAAGGGCGACGGAGCCCGGGTCGACGTCAAGGGCGAGGACGGCAAGCCCTCGGTCGTCGCCGACGGCCCCGGCGCCCGTGCCGGCGTCCGGCCCGGAGACGTGATCACCAAGGTCGACGGCGTACGCGTGCACGGCGGCGACGAGCTGATCATCAAGATCAGAGCCCACCGGCCCGGCGACCGCCTCGCCCTGACCGTTGTGCGCGACGGCGGGGAACGCACCCTGGAGGTGGTCCTCGGCTCGGCGAGCGGCTCCTGA